A window of the bacterium genome harbors these coding sequences:
- a CDS encoding sigma-70 family RNA polymerase sigma factor has translation MKLTDFFKSPKSDPVEANCDSPALEARFAAGEMTAMEEIMAAHKQGLYRMGFRLFANRERADDFFQDVFIRIYEKRKHYDPSRPLKPWLYQVAMNLGRDQLRRKGEIIMDANDLPEQPHDPQAEKQLLKEEVKQKVWSVIGSMGRTHREILALRFSSDLSHKEIANILNISLSAAKVRLCRGLRAFEDAFRAQGGERYVL, from the coding sequence ATGAAACTCACTGATTTTTTCAAATCCCCCAAAAGCGATCCTGTAGAAGCGAATTGCGATTCGCCTGCTTTGGAAGCTCGGTTTGCCGCAGGCGAGATGACAGCCATGGAAGAGATCATGGCAGCCCACAAGCAGGGGCTCTACCGCATGGGTTTCCGCCTTTTTGCCAACCGTGAGCGGGCGGATGATTTTTTCCAGGATGTTTTTATTAGAATTTATGAAAAAAGAAAGCATTACGATCCCAGCCGTCCGCTCAAACCATGGCTTTACCAGGTGGCCATGAATCTGGGCCGTGATCAATTACGACGGAAAGGGGAGATTATCATGGATGCCAACGACCTGCCTGAACAACCGCATGATCCACAGGCTGAGAAACAGCTCTTAAAAGAGGAAGTGAAGCAGAAGGTCTGGTCTGTGATTGGCAGTATGGGCCGGACCCATCGTGAGATTTTGGCATTACGTTTTTCTTCGGATTTAAGTCACAAGGAAATTGCCAATATTCTCAATATCAGTTTGAGTGCCGCCAAAGTGCGGCTCTGCCGGGGGTTGCGGGCATTTGAGGATGCTTTTCGTGCCCAGGGAGGTGAACGCTATGTCCTGTAA